Proteins from a genomic interval of Youhaiella tibetensis:
- a CDS encoding YARHG domain-containing protein, producing MRIRTLALAFSMLAFAGPALANCYETIGCDDSDAFSKADLRHFSCQVLWDLRNSIYKQNGYCFKTQRAISYFGNDGCYIADQGAVKLNAYERQNVAAIQSVEKAKGCN from the coding sequence ATGCGCATCAGGACCCTGGCGCTTGCCTTCTCGATGCTGGCCTTTGCCGGCCCCGCTCTGGCCAATTGCTATGAAACCATAGGGTGTGACGATAGCGACGCCTTCAGCAAGGCCGACCTGCGCCACTTCTCCTGCCAGGTCCTCTGGGACCTGCGCAACTCGATCTACAAGCAGAACGGCTATTGCTTCAAAACCCAGCGGGCCATCAGCTATTTCGGCAATGACGGCTGCTACATCGCCGATCAGGGCGCCGTGAAGCTCAACGCCTATGAGCGCCAGAACGTGGCGGCCATCCAGTCGGTCGAAAAGGCCAAGGGCTGCAACTGA
- the pncB gene encoding nicotinate phosphoribosyltransferase, whose protein sequence is MTRTDIARRVYNHTWKLDPIIRSLLDTDFYKLLMLQMIWGLYPHVNATFSLINRTTSVRLADEIDEGELRAQLDHARTLRFSKKEMIWLAGNTFAGRKQIFEPEFLAWLENFELPEYDLRRRDGQYELTFAGRWTDTTMWEIPALAIINELRSRAAMKQFGPFALDVLYARAKAKMWAKTERLKQYPDLKISDFGTRRRHSFLWQRWCVEALKEGIGESFTGTSNVLLAMDTDLEALGTNAHELPMVLGALATSDEALKAAPYEVLQDWRSYYGGNLLIVLPDAFGTAAFLRDAPDWVADWTGFRPDSAPAIEGGEKIISWWKSRGKDPREKLLIFSDGLDVDMIIEAYRHFEGRVRMSFGWGTNLTNDFEGCAPVPTDGLKAISLVCKVTSANGRPAVKLSDNPEKATGDRREIERYLRVFGEEDRVAHAVKV, encoded by the coding sequence ATGACCAGAACCGATATCGCCAGGCGTGTTTATAATCACACCTGGAAGCTCGACCCGATCATCCGGAGCCTTCTGGATACCGATTTCTACAAGCTCTTGATGTTGCAGATGATCTGGGGGCTCTACCCCCATGTCAACGCCACGTTCTCGCTGATCAACCGCACCACCTCGGTGCGGCTCGCCGACGAGATCGACGAGGGAGAGCTGCGGGCGCAGCTCGACCATGCGCGCACGCTGCGCTTCTCCAAGAAGGAGATGATCTGGCTGGCTGGTAACACCTTTGCCGGGCGCAAGCAGATCTTCGAGCCGGAATTCCTGGCGTGGCTGGAGAATTTCGAGCTGCCCGAATACGACCTGCGGCGGCGCGACGGGCAGTACGAGCTGACCTTCGCCGGGCGCTGGACGGACACCACGATGTGGGAGATCCCTGCCCTCGCCATCATCAACGAACTGCGCTCGCGGGCGGCCATGAAGCAGTTCGGCCCCTTCGCGCTCGACGTGCTCTACGCGCGGGCCAAGGCCAAGATGTGGGCCAAGACCGAGCGGCTCAAGCAATATCCCGACCTCAAGATTTCCGATTTCGGCACCCGCCGGCGCCACTCGTTCCTGTGGCAGCGATGGTGCGTGGAAGCGCTCAAGGAAGGGATCGGGGAGAGCTTCACCGGCACCTCGAACGTGCTGCTGGCCATGGACACGGACCTGGAAGCCCTGGGCACCAATGCCCACGAGCTGCCGATGGTGCTCGGGGCGCTGGCCACGAGCGACGAAGCGCTCAAGGCGGCTCCCTACGAGGTGCTGCAGGACTGGCGCAGCTATTATGGCGGAAACCTGCTGATCGTGCTGCCCGATGCCTTCGGCACGGCGGCGTTCCTGCGCGATGCGCCCGACTGGGTGGCGGACTGGACCGGGTTCCGGCCCGACAGCGCCCCGGCCATCGAGGGCGGGGAGAAGATCATCTCCTGGTGGAAATCGAGGGGGAAGGATCCGCGCGAAAAGCTGCTGATCTTCTCGGACGGGCTCGATGTCGACATGATCATCGAGGCCTACCGGCACTTCGAGGGCCGGGTGCGGATGAGCTTTGGCTGGGGGACGAACCTCACCAACGACTTCGAGGGCTGCGCGCCGGTGCCGACCGACGGGCTCAAGGCCATCTCGCTGGTGTGCAAGGTGACCTCGGCCAATGGCCGCCCCGCGGTCAAGCTATCGGATAATCCCGAAAAGGCGACCGGGGACCGGCGCGAGATCGAGCGCTACCTGCGGGTCTTCGGCGAAGAAGACCGCGTGGCCCATGCCGTCAAGGTCTAG